aaaaatagcaaaagaaacaaaggaaacctTAAGCTGCGGGCTCCCCTAGCTGCTCACTGAGCTTCTCCAGACCGGCTGGGGCTGTAGCTGGGGGCGGGTGGGTATGCTTATCCCACCTCTGGGAGGCCTTGAGGAAGTCACTGGGGCACCCTCAGAACCTGCCTTGGCTCCACTGCCGTAGGACAGGGGTCTCTCTGCTCCCGGTGCAGAACCCCTCCTGGGGCCAGGCATAAGACCACCTGGAACACAGTGGCATCATTTGACCCAGCCTGGGATCCAAGTGGTTCTCAAGAGTGGAGCTACCTGGAATTCTTTTGACAGCCAATTGCAGCTTTATTTGCAACCTAGGCATCCACGCCATTTGTAGTGCCTCAAAACAATGTAATGTGGGATTATGGGCTTTAGCCCTTGATTATGCTGGGGGCCCAGATACCCAGAATCTTCCTAACACGCACACTTCTGAATTGCGAAGCCCCTGTGTCCTCAGTGGTGCAGACGGGAGTCGTGGACCTGAACAGGGTACTTTTCACATTAGGACCTATCACTTGCACCCCCACCCTTTGTACTGGCATGGGCGGCTCTGCCAACAGGCTCTCTTGGCAGGGGGAGAGAACCTTCTGTCTCATCAGGCCAGCCTCAGCCAACATCTGTGTGAGTGCTGGCGGTCTGCCTCTAACCACAGCGAGATGTTCTTTGCCCACCAGGTCGACAAATGCAGGGCCAGACCCTCTTCATTCCCTCAGGTGAGTGCTGGCAGCTTTGGGGACTGTGTCCTAGGGCTTGCAGGCCCTCATCAAGGTTACTGGCCTCTCAGGCCGTGTCCCCACCATGGGGTCTCTTGGCATCCCTGGCATGCCTGCTCCCTTGTCCAGAACTTAATGCCATCCCAGCCCAGTCCCTGCAGAGGGGCCAGCAGTGGGGCTTGTGCTGTCTGCTCAGCATGGGCAGTCATCACCACTGAGGACACCTTGGAGCTGCACAGCCAGTCAGGCCCCTTCACAGCCTGGCTGGGCTCACTGTGACTGAGCCCACGGCTGGAGACCCAGCTCAGAGAGCCTTGTGTGGGAACAGCAGCCACGACATCAGAACCAGCGAGGGAAGAGGGTGCTAGCTGCTCATTAAGTCAATATTAGGGGACATTTTGAGTCTGTGCTGAAGGAGAAAGCCCGTCGTGAGCCACTTTGTGCCCCTAGATGATGTTAGAACAAATCCCAGATATTCTGCCGTTTCAATAAATATTCCACTATTTCTGAAGGACTTCCTTTCCTTCTAAAATAACATAGCTACAATACTGTTCCCACATCTtgaaaaaatgaacaattaaCAGCAATTCCCTAGTATCATCAAATAGCCAATTGGTGTTCAgattttcacattgttttatagggttttttttttctcattttaagtaAGTATCAAACTGAGGCCCTCACACTTTAATGATTTATAAGCTTCAGAATCTTCTGTCATCTATGAGTCCCTCCTTCTTCCATCAGTTTCCTCACAGTCACAGCTATTTAGGAAAGAGCTGTGGATTTCCCAGGGTCTGGCCCAAGCTGTCTCCAAGGATAACCTGGGATCCAGTCCCAACTCTGGTGGTGATGTAGCTGCCCCGGCCTTGTCTCCTGGCCCTGAGTGTGGTTGGGAGGCCGGGGGAGCTGGACATAGGCTGgagcttcctctctctgtctgagTACTGCCCTCATGTGGCCTGAGCGAGTCCCCTCAgctctgggcctcggtttccctGTCTGTGTGGTGCAGGGCTGGACTGACTAGTCTGTGCTGCCTGAGATGCAGTCTCTCCCCAACTCCCTTCCATGGAGCCTGGGGTGGGGCTAGGACCAGAGAGCTGCTCCCAGGGAGGCCCCAGGCTGCTGGTGAAGCTGCAGCGGTGGACAGGGCACCAAGGCACAGGCGGGCAGGAGCTGGAGCCtgagctgggcctggaaaggcctgTGCTGGTCTCTGCTGCTCCCTGATCTGGAGCCATGAGAAGCCCCTTCATGGGAGCCAGGTGAGGTGCCAgccactcctctctctctcccagacAGGATCTATGTCACACTCACCCCTGTGGACTGCCTGGCCCTCACAGGACATTTTCTCCACAGCCTGAACGTGGAGATGCAGAGGAGGTAGTGCCTTGTGTGCTGTCTGCCCTCAGGCTCCATAGGATAGGGTCCTCCCTCTAGCTGGGTCGGTGCCGGACACCTCGGGCTGAGTACTGGCTCATCCCCCCTGTGGGTGACCTGGACATGACCGTCAGCCTTGATGGGCCTCTTCGTGatgtggagggaaggaggaggtgggCTCTGGGGTCGTGCAGGCCGGCCCCTCGAGTCATCTGGCTGCTGGACGGTCATAGTTGCCCTTGGTGGGGTTGGGGTTGCTTAAAAGGCTGCTCCTTTCTCTTCTCAGGCACTGACAGAGCTCTCATGGGCCCCAAGGCCTGCAGCCACCCAGGGGCAATTGTCGCCTCGTCCACCTCAGCTATGCAGGGCCCAATGGGGAAGCCTGAGCTGGCGTGCCTGGGACCTGGATCCACCCCCAGCATCACCTGCTTGATGGTCAGTGCACTGAAAGCGGCTATTTGGTGGCTTCCAGAGCATATGAAGTGTAACGGATGTTGAAACTGGGCAGTCTGACTCAGTTTCCCAACTTCAAAACTGCCTGCTGGTATATGGAAAAGCACCTGCTGGAGGCGTTCAAAGGTACTGGTCACTCCAGGGTGGGCGTCCAAGCCTGGGGCTCTTGACTGTGGGGGCGGCCAGACCTAGCTCAGGGCTGATTGTCTGGGTGTGAGTGCCGCCTTCGTGTGGCCTGAGTCGGTCTCCTTGGCACTCAaccttctgggcctcagtttctccatctatatAATGCAGGACCAGATTGAGCAGGCTGGGCCTCTCCTGATTGGACTGTCCCTTGTTTTAGAAAACACTGGGTTGTTGGTTGAGAGTGGTGAGTGTGCATGGCCTTGGTGCAGGTATTGATCACAGCTGCTCCACCCTCCATTCTTGCCTCGATTGGGAAGGCGGGGCCCTGGCTCTGTCGCCAGCTGAGGAGAGGGTGTGAGTGGGCTCTAGGTCCACTTAGGATCCCTCAGGGCTGTGGCAGCTGGACTGTGAGGCAGGCTTGTGGCTCGCTCCCGGTCCTGTGGAGGCACTGTGGCATCTCTGGGCCGCCCCTTCTATTGCAGGTCCTGCCTGGCCACACCCTTAGAGATGAGAGCAGATGACTCTTGGCAGCCACTACCCTGTTCAGGTCTCCAGACTCTGCCCAGCAGCATGAGGGAGCCTGCAGGAGGATTTGCATTTATGTGTGATTTCCTTTCTCAGTGTGCCCTTCACCGGAAGTTGCTCTTAgttactcttttttggttctgatAGCAGCCAAGAGCTCTTTTATCCAGAATCCTTTGCATTCTGGCCCTAGTTTGAGAAGGAAAAATGGTCATTAGTCATGGCTTGCCAGGTTTCAGTAAGATTTTCTTATTGCTCCCTAAATGTGGAGCAGTACAAATAAGGTTCAATCTTTGTTATTTAGGGAATATACTACTTTGGAGACTGACTAAACTCCTGTAGCAACAAGACACCAAAATATAATGTCTTAAGAAgcactttatttctctcttgagTAACAGTGTGCAGTTGAGGGATCCAGGGCCGGTGGGAGTCTCTGTTCCATGTCTTCTCCTAGACACCCATCTTTAGTGGCTCTTACTCCCATGCATGCTCAACATAAGGTCTCTATTCCTGGTTCCATGGGAACTGCAACGGTGTTATTTTCCAGGCAACTTCAAAGGGGCGAGGAAGTGTAGGCAAATTTGATCTTTAAAATGGTGACTAAATAGTAGTGTGGCTATAGAATTTATTGTCCAAACCCGAGCAACTTTGAGGGGAGAAGGGGAGTGCTAAACATACTTAcatactttttgaaatatttattatcagcaatttatttttattgtatcgGCAGATCTAAAAAATTGttctgaagaaaattataaaatagttttaaaaatagcttatttTCGTATGCCTACTGCCATAGAAAAGGAAACTGTTGGCTGCGTTGTGTGCATCCAGAGAGAGTTAAGAATGGAGAGACTGGTTATATTACTGGACATCATTTAGATACAAGCTTCTGTCACAGTGAGAACCCTTCTTGCTGTGCCCACACAGATGTCTCATGTACTGTGAGAGGAAATCAGGGGAGAATCTGGAAGCACAGAAACCTTCAGGGCCTACCTTAATGCAACCATTAATAAGGTAGTTAAACATGAAAAATTCTGGGAAAAATCCTAAACTAGGATGACAGAAGGACTGATAGGAAACCTAGTTTTTAGTTGGATAATCGTATATCCTGATAAATATCAAAGAACAATTCTAAAAGAACAAGAAGGTGAGAGCTAAACTTGTGTCATCGGAATTCATTGTAAATATTAAAGACATATGTGAACTTCGAAACTTTAACAGTCTTGACATAAATGTAGAGGAATATAATTATGATGTAATAAATAGTGTtttctttataatgtttttaatattcaggacatttatttctgtgtattaTGTGAAATAAGTGTAACTTTCTTTAAAGGTAAAAATTTCAAGCCCCAAGCCCTGTTACTTAAGTCAGGATGATGAGAATGATTCAACACAAACATTGAGTAACTATCCAAATTGAATATGAAGAATTGTGTGGTAGTTATAAGCATACCTAAATCATGAAACTGGATTTAAGAAATGTTGGTGTGTAGCAAAGGGTAATTCAAATAGTAGAGAAATCTGGGAAACTTCAAATTTTGGGAGGAGGTAAGGACGATAAGGAGGACAAGAATTATCTAGGGAGGCTGGAGAAAAACTAAGAGAATACggtgtctgaagaaaaaaatatttcaaggaacAGTGATCATGATGTCAAAGGAGTAGATTGAAGACACTGTTGCTAAGTATAATATAGCAGGATACCTTACACTTAGAACTGTattctttgtttatatataaatatatggccAATGTATAAGTAGTTACTTGTATTCATCACCTTCATAACTGTCCCAGTgtagaagcagaagaaaatacgCCTGAATGAAATAGGTTCAAGAGCGAATGGGAGTAGAGTAATTGAACACAAAGATTAGACATAAACTGCTAAAAAAGAGGGGAAATCGGGTTCCAGATGGAGGCCAACTGggataaagttgtttttttttttcacattaaatgacataattttattttcttgtttttttatgtGAAGAACTTGGTAGAGGAATTACACAATTTCAGATGCAGAAGAAGAGTATTGTTGGAATGATAGGCATGAGTAGATAacaggtgtgatggttaatactgagtgtcaccTTGATTaggttgaaggatgcaaagtatcattcctggatgtgtctgtgagggtgtcacGAAGGGAGGTTAACAGTTGAGTCAGTGAATTGGGAGATGCAGACCCACCGTCAGTCTGCGCGGGCAccctctaatcagctgccagcacagctaggataaaagcaggcagaggaacatggaagggctagactggctaagtcttctggcctccatccttctcccatgctggatgcttcctgccctccaacatcaaactccaagttcttcagcgtTTGGACTCTTGAACCTTCctcagtggtttgccaggggctcttgggtcttgggccacagactgaaggctgcactgttggcttccctacttttgaggttttgggacttggactggctcttgCAGATGACCTATCTTGGAACTTCactttgtgattgtgtgagtcaatactctttaaaactcatatatatatacacacaatatatatgtatataatataatatatataatatatatttatatatttatttatactattAGTCCTGTCCttctagagaatcctgactaataaaACAAGTGGGCAAGCCTTAGTCACAGTAAGAGGAGTGAACATTATTTAGAAGCAAAGACAGTTCGCCCATATGGAAATGAGATGTAACAGAATGTAGGTATGGATATATGAAGGTGAGCAGCTGTAGCGACTGGAGATTTTGAAGTTCTTGtcaaattattacttttttacaagtgaaatagaaaataaagtcatcaacaaagtaaaaatgaaagcggaaaaaataaacatgaactgTTACTCTGGGAAAGGATGAGAGTGAATGGAGCAgggaatattatttttttctgggaaatataAAGACATGAGCTTTGAGATCATGAATTTCAgttgaaacaaatcaacctgatTTATGACTTGATGGGTCATTACTTTTTAATGCTGAATACTATTTCATTATTTGGATATATtacagtttatccatttacctaatTAAGGATACCTTGGTTACTCCCAAGTTTGGCAATTTTTAAttaagttgctataaacattcttgtgaAGGTTTTTGGGTGGATGTGCTGTCAccttctttgggtaaataccaaggagcatgattgctaGATTTTATGAtaagagttttgctttgttttgtgaaAAGTTAGAcgaactgtcttccaaagtggtgtaacatttgcattcctaccagcatcACCAGCATTTGGTACTGTCTGCCTTTCATATTCTTCAGGCTccatcttcataattttttttgcacttacttttaaaataaaagtcatttcatTCCCTGCTTCATTTCTTAAACATCCTTTAATGAGTACCTTAAAGTCAGAAATCCCCAGAAATTGAAAGTGTCAACTGTATATTGAGAGCTAAAGACTGCAAAGGAGTGATACCAAATTGGTGATTATTTAAAACCTCAGTTGAAAAATTCTAATAGCTAAAGAAGAGTTAtgatattttcatacatatttctttctcttttacatgTGTAAACTTAAGATAATCTGGAGTATTGTGTTCTTGGGAAAATCAGAgctcttcaaaaaaattattgttcATAACGTTTAGAAATTTAGACCTAACATTTTCATGGTAATTCAACTAGAGTAAACTTAGCTAAACAGAGCCATTTATTGGCCTGTTGTACATATTGTTTTAGACATATATATTAGATAATAAAATACTGAAGGAGAATAAAAGAATATGAAACTACTTTGAGAAAGTATCTAAGAAAATAAGCTATTTGTGGCCTTTCTACTACCTATACTCAATTTAGAATAATAATAGGGTAATATACATCATTGATCGGTAAACTCAACTTGCTaagaagcataaaaatatagGTAGGAGATTTCAGTGAAGAATATTAACATTCATTAACAAGTTCATAAGATCAAATGCTTAAAACCAGAATACTTCAGTAtcccaaaattttaaaagattttttttgtgtgcattttgttttgctttgtttcttgcCAGTAGCCTTCTCCTTATTAATATGAGAGTAAAAGGCCAGTGAAAATtcatatgaataattttataaacagacattttataGAGTTAAATATTGATGTTCCTAATTTATTATTGTAAATTGTtcaccaaaaatgaaaaatttaaaaagggtaaatttgaaaagaaggaaatattaagGGAAGTAGAATAAGTAAAGTTTACCTAAGTCATAActtagattaaaaatatttgcaatcagtAGGATTTCCTCGGACATTTCCCAACAGGGACAAAATGGCTATACAGTGTGGATAGTAAGAATGGTTACTGCCTGCTTGTGTACCTTTTGGAAAGCACAATACTGGGAATGTAGTACTTCAGTTTAGAGCCTGTGaatgtctctctctttctaaaaGTGCATAGAGAAGTGTGGGAACTGAATTTCCAAGATAATGAAGCACAAAGCAAAAAGTATATATGTAGAAGTCACACTACTGGATTTTAGTTATTTCATCATTTAACTGTACAAGACTCCAGCAGCTAACTGAACTTGTCCAGCTTCATCCTCTCATCTGAAAGTTTGAATATTAATAACTCTCTCACCAAGTGGTAAGGATCAGGGTATTAGCATGCATAATGGGACTTGGGCAGGGTTTGAAAcatagaaaatgctcaataaatgagaCATACTATCTTATTAAACTCTGATTGACCATTGGCCATAGATAAGTGGATGTTCTCTCAAGGGTTAGAGAAAATCGGCATCGTtgtgggcttttaaaaattattagctcACTTAAATTAATAAGtagttattttaaactttattattataataaactctatacacacacacacatatatatcaataggacacacagaaatatataagGAGAGATGCGTGATGGGAATCAGCTCACATTTATTACTGTGGAGGCCCACAAGTCCAGTGTACTGTCCGTGAGCTGGAGAACCCATCCTCTGCTTTTTGTTCTATTGGGGCAGTCTCTAATGAATTGGATGATGTCCACCaacagtggtgagagtggaccTTTTTTTCTCCTGATTGTTTACTACAGGTTCAAATGCTAATacagaaacatcctcacagacactcCCAGAAAGGGTGTTTCCccagctatctgggcattccttaacccagtcaagttgacacatgaaattaacccTTAGGTcagcacagaggctcacacctataattccaacactttggaaggctgaagtagaAAACTTGCTTGTGGCCAGGAGCAAAGATTAGCCAGGGTAACATgatgagatgctgtctctaccaaaaaaaaccaaaaaacacaaaacacgtgcacacacacagcggggtatggtggtgcacacctgtagtcccagctactcaggaggctgaagttgggaGGGtatcttgagttcaggagtttgaggtgacagtgagctatgatgacaccactgcactgcagcctgggcaacacagggagactctgaattttaaaaaattacccgtGACATAATTCAACATAATATGTTGAATAATATACGTTCAACATTGTAAAATTTAAACTAATATAATGTTGGTTGTGCATATATCACCTCTAGGGAACTTGTCATATAATtccttaattttaaattatttctgattATTCTCTAGCTGTAAGACCCTCATTATAAGATTATGAAAGATTTGGATAGAAATTTGGTTTCATCTCCAATAACTTATTAGCACAAATTTGTCTTATAAAGAAAATCCAATCAGTAAAGAcataaaacaagttaaaatattAGCTTTATTGTAAACTGACAATGAAAATTTAATCAGTAGTATTTTGAATAATGTGCATTTTCTTGTCTTTCAATAACAATCACTGGAATTAAAAAGAATCATGCATGGATATGTCAGTTGTTTAACTGACAAGAGAAGGGACTTTgttaaaaccctttttatatttaataatgtttgctactattatataaaaaattatgtttacagtTACTTAGTTGCTTTAATTGTATTCTGGCAGAAATCCTGCAATTCTTTTATCATGAATTGGAAATCATACCACTTACAGAAGGTGATAATATTTAGACATTGAAAGATACAtggaataaaaaagcaaaaaaactatACATCTTCATTAGGCTTGTtggaatataattattttactttttaatactatcatgttaaatattaaaattttcagtttgtGTTACAATGTTTAGAGCTGTATCAATCTACTTGTCTGGTTTGAAATGTGCAATTTTGTGAAACAACAGAATAACTCATTGAATAAATCCCAGTTTTATGCTAGataagagagaggaaaaatatgTATCTGAATCCTTCATTCTTCTGTCATTCAGTATAGACTTTTGGCTGCTTCAGCTATAAAGACATCCAAAGAATGGCTTTCATTACAGCAGATTTGGCCTTTTCACATTTAACTCACATATTTTGGAATAATGCACTTGCAAGGTTAAAGCTGtctgtgacttaaaaaaaatccagtgtgTCTTTGGTGGCTAAAATCATTTGGAtataataaaaggtttttttataTATCAAGGACAAGTAATTGTCAAAATCTAACAGTAAATGtaagtattttaatttctgaatacattttgaaagttctttggaaaatgtctgcaatatgtaatttagaaaagtcttaaaaaacattttaatggacacattttaattttataaagggCTACCtagtataatttatcttttttatttttgaaattaactcATAGAGCTCTCTATAAAGCCATGAGTAAACATTGAGGAATAATTTTGATGACCTACTGTAAAATACACTGATATTAATCAAATAGGTTTAAAAGTTAATTAATTTCTAGCATCAATTTCTCTGTGAACGTAAGAGcttatatgtgtgtttatgtgtatgtgtgtgtatgtttctggAGACTTAGAATTACATAGACCAAAACTGCATCTTAATCatctacatgatttttaaaactggtTCAGAAGTTTGGATGTTTGCATATGCAGGAGGTAAATTTGGTATGATCATGCAAatcaaaaggattttatttttcatgtgttcAGGAGAGAGTATCTTTAGTACTTCAGTTTTGAGTGGAAAAattggtttgtttatttagagaatGTTCAATTGTGTTGTTGCAAGTCACTCTTCAGGTTGCAGGCAACCCGTCATTAATAGAAAGATTCTATACCTTTCAACAAGggactttttatttcttctgtaacTTTCCCCAATGCCCTTCTCCCCAGGAATGATTCATTCAATGAAAACCAGTACCAATGGGAGATTACCTAAAGATACTATTTTTCATAGAAGGTATTTTTACTGCTGTTGAAATATAAAAAGATCAGTCAGTTCTATTCATTTGTGAATTTTCACCAAATGTTTTCGCTATATTCGAAATATTTTCACTCAAACCTATGTAGTTGACAGGGCTGGATCaaaattggtattattttattttttggtagaaacattAGCCCCCCATTGTTGAAAGCTCCGCCCTACTGGCTGAAGTGAGCTTTATGAAACTAAAAGGGCCAGTGCCCCactgctcttctttttctctctccccccccccactttttttttttcaacttttagaaGCCAGGTAGTAAAGGCTAGCATTTAGAAAGTTATCATGCATGCCCAGGAGAAGTCACAGGTTGAGAGGTgacttcagaaaacattttaaggtTACACCTCTGACTATCTTTTTAAgatacaagaataaaaaataataaaaacagaatcagTAAACCCTGAGGAATCAGGGAAATCAATTTCCAGAGTTTCATATTGTTACATTCAAACGTTCAATGTTCAAGAAAAATCTCAAGGGATACAAAGACCACAGAAATATATGGCCTGttcaaaagcacaaataaaatgaacagaaactgTTCTTGAAAATGTTCTGATAGCAGATTCa
This genomic interval from Macaca nemestrina isolate mMacNem1 unplaced genomic scaffold, mMacNem.hap1 Scaffold_50, whole genome shotgun sequence contains the following:
- the LOC139361445 gene encoding lysine-specific demethylase PHF2-like isoform X3; its protein translation is MKLKEFVECYYSTSCKRVLNTTNLEFSDTQMPSFVEPPNIMKKLPWVENYWLDDILLAKPKVTQYYLICMKESYTNFHIDSGHLCLIPRVQRGENLLSHQASLSQHLCECWRSASNHSEMFFAHQVDKCRARPSSFPQALTELSWAPRPAATQGQLSPRPPQLCRAQWGSLSWRAWDLDPPPASPA